The Ananas comosus cultivar F153 linkage group 6, ASM154086v1, whole genome shotgun sequence genome segment AAAGATCTCAGTAAATCTAATCCCTCGAGCTAGGGTTTCCGAAACCATTCGCCTCCGCCACGTGCAGCGCCACATCCTGCGCCTTCGTCCGgttcgcctccgcctccgcctccgctctaaTCTCGTcctcatcatcgtcatcatctgAATCCAACGTGAAATTAGAGGGTATTCCGCCCATCTGCAGCTCCTTGCTCAGAGGCCTATACCCACTAACCCCTCCGCCGGCCCTTCTTCCGACGATCGCCGCGTAGATCCCGACtccgacgaggaggaggagggcgaggtgGCCATTGAACTGGAGCGTGGCGATGGCCCTGGCGCGGTGGTACTCCTCGTGGGTCTTGCACCTGATGGTGTAGTTGGCGCGGCTCCGGGCGTGGAGCTCGCACCCGTGGGCGATGGCGCTGGTGAAGAAGGAGAAACCCATCTGGAGGAACCAGGTCCCCTGGAGAGCGAGCCCCGCGGCGCGGGCGAGGCGCGGGGGCCCGGCGCGGGGGCGGGCGACGAGGAGCGCGGTGGAGGCGGCGCAGACGAGGACGGGCGCGAGGAGGAGGTCGAAGTAGCGGTTCTCAACGCCGTCGAGGTCCttgcggcggaggaggaagaggaggagctcGACGGCGAAGGCGAAGAGGGCGAGGAGGTCGATGAGGGTGGAGGGGAGGGGGACGAGAGGGGACGGGGGCAGGGAGAGGAGGCCGGAGAGGGAGTAGAGGAGGAAGAGCGAGGAGGCGGAGAGGgcggagagggggagggaggcGCCGAGGGGGTCGTGGAgcgaggagagggaggagacgagGGAGGAGAGGACGAAGAGGGAGGCGAGCGCCGCGGAGGAGACGAAGCGGAGGCGAAGTGGGAGGAaccgagaagaagaagaagaagaagaagaagaagaagaagaagaagagtagagGGGGAGGGATTCGAGGGAGGAGATGAGGAGGAAGCCGAGGCCGGCGACGAAGTAGGGGAAGAGGCCCGACATTATGCGGGCGAGATCACAAATATTTTGCGGACGCCGGAGAACGGGCTGTGACCtgcgaggaggaagaagaagaagaagaaggtgtcTGGTCAGCGGTCCAGCGTCAGCGATGGGAGTTGGAGTTGGACAGTTCTACGACGCGAGGTAGGTGACGTGACTGGTGACAGAATTAATGGGTCGGAGTACAAATGGGCCGGGCCAAATCCTTACTCGATTCGAACTTTATCGGCCCAGTCCGTATCCTATGGGACTAATACAAGTTCCGAACAAACGGGAGCCCCGAGCCCTGTTCCTGGGTAGTACGGGCATGGCCGTTCTATGCAGCCGCACTCTCCTTCCCACCCTCACCCTCTCCTCCCCccacccccgccgccgccgcctccttaAAGCCCTCCACTTCAccctcaccaccaccaccacctgcaaagcttcctctctctcatcccCCACTCCCACCTACGAAGCCCTCTCCCCCCACCAAAAGAACCAAATCTCCCTCTTCGTCGACGCCCTTCTCCAACGGAATCAggtaaaaatatcaacaaacaaataaataaattgctcTCTTGTATTATCGACCTCGTATTTTTGTTACTATATTTTTGTGGCAACGCAGAGGATGAATTTAACGGCGGTGACGGCGGAGAGCGAGGTGATGACGAGGCACGTCGAAGACTCCCTCGCCATGCTCGCGCCATTGCAGCAATCCTACCTCGCTCGTTGTGGCGGATCGGCTTCGTGCGATGCGCTTAATCTCGTCGACGTCGGCTCCGGCGCAGGCCTTCCCGGGCTGATCCTCGCCATTGCTCGCCCTAGTAATTCTCCCGTCTAAGAAAGAAGAATTCTTACCTTAGAGATGGTATGAAGCTGCAAAGCAGCTCTAACTTGTTACACATTTCAGATTGGAAATTCACTCTCCTGGAATCAATGCAAAAACGCTGCTTGTTCTTAGATCATGTTGCTGGGCTGACCGGTTTGTCGAATGTCAATATCGTGCGTGAAAGAGCAGAGGTGCTTTTATTCTTCTTCCCACTACGCTGGATAGTTCTTGAGAgatttaaattctgaaatagCAAGAGGTCTACAAGTTTCAGCCATGCAGAATCCCATGTAAACTTACAACACTTAGTTGTGCCATTACGTGTCGCACATCCTATGCTTAAAACCGACGAGCTGAGATATGCACAATAAGAGGCCGTAAAAGGAATGCTAAATTCCAACCAATTCATTATATGCTCTCTTTTGCATCAGGATGATTGTTTTGTAAACTAAAGGAGTATATTCTTTTgcaaccttttttttcttttttcctcattCCGAATTAATCAGGTTAGCATTTTACCGTGTATTGACTATGCTTAAGTGTATTTTATTATAGGACAGAATGCAGGCCAAAGTGTCGACTTCAGGGAGGTCTACGATGTAGCAGTTGCAAGAGCAGTCGCAGAACTGAGAATTTTAGGTTTGCACGATTCTGTAGTTGTGATCTTACATTAACGGTCATATTTTTCTTATATCACTTCTTTATAGCGGAATACTGTCTCCCTCTTGTACGTGTCGGTGGCCTGTTTGTAGCCGCAAAAGGTTACGACCCTCAGGTATACTTCACTTTTCGTTCTTTTCTCCGTATCTCAAGTTTACACTCTCGTGTGGACTTTTGTTTTGTACacatatttgattttatatgTGCTATATTGGGCAGGAAGAAATTAGAAATGCACAAAATGCCATTCGTTTGCTGGGCGGTTCCGTAATAAGACTATGTGATGGTATGGTTTTCttctatatatttcttattataATGTTTCCCAAGGTTTCTCATGAATCATAATACTTTAACCAGTGCTATTTTCTAATACTGAAACTGATCAATCATCACCAATCGTTCTGTATTAACCTCTATAGCACATTCGCATGTGCATATAACATTCGTTTAAGTGTGCAGAAGCTTCTTTCTATAGTTCCTCAACCATGCACAGTTTAAATGCTTGCTTCGTTTAAATTTCAGTAGTCATTCAATGCATCAAGAAACTAAACCATCAAAGTAATTGATCTTCCACTATCACTGATTTGGGCACCTGACATTGTTTCACTAATTTATTAGTATCTGCAGTAGTTCATGCCTtggtgattcttttttttttttttgttcattcaTCTATGGTAAGAAGAGTTAAGGATTCAGTTGTATTGAAAACTTTTAGAGTATTTAGTTTTGTACTTTTGTGCCTTCAATTGTTGTTGCTGCGCATGGAGAAAATGCTGTATATCTAAACATTCTACAATGTCTGAACTTCTAAGCGAACCGAACTAATCGATTCCGAACATCTTGCATGGCTTGCTATCTGAATGGACTTAAACAGAAATTATTTTGGATCTTATGTGTGACTCGGAAATATTAATTTCTGTTGTTCACAGTGGCATCTCTTGGGCCTTTCGGACAACGAACAGCTGTTATCTGCTTGAAAGATCGTGCCACACCAAGAAAATATCCGCGTCATCCAGGTATTCCCTCAAAGATGCCATTGTGAAAAAAGGTCATACTATAAAAGTTTTCCAACATGCAGAGTTTTAGAAGGAACTTTGCAAAGTTCAaaagaaaactcttttgaaatCACTTCTCTTTGCAGTTTTCTAATAGTTTTATGTCGaaattataaaaagaagaaaggttGTTGTAGTGTGATTTTCAATCAAATTGTTAGTACCGGTGCAGATTTTATTGATTGATGTTCATATTTTCACTCACTGCTTGTCAAATGTtctggaaggaaaaaaaaaaaaaaaaaacgaaagcaCTATTTATTTCAACCAAGGATTTTACCTTGTACACTTGCTTGGTATTACTATATGGATCTAAATCTAATCTGAAACTAACATGCCTATTTAGTTTTTAATCAATATTGTTTGTTGGAGTCGGAATCTATGCCCAAATTTGGATCTTAGCTATAAAAATCATTTTCTAGCAATTAAATTTAGCGTGGATTCAAGTAGGGTTGAATGGTTGATCACGTTCATTGTCACGTATCACAAACTTTATGAGCTACTTTTTCGCATTTATAATAATCTAATTGGTAATTGAAGTTGAAACTCGCAAAAGTTAAGGCTTGATGTTCATACAAAAAACTCACGTGTAGTGTGTGGTCTTGGTTAATAGAGAGAAACCAAGGAGAAAAACCAAAGAGAAAAGTATCGATCCACTTCacaagatatatgtatatatgtagtcAATAACAACAAACTATATTGACAAGTAATATTAATCAACTCTTCTACATAAATTaggatataatattttatgtatcttCATGCTTCAAACATATGTTCACTTTCCCAATTTTCTAGTTTAAAATTGTTCAACAACCACTAGAATAAGAAGACcaatcttcttttatttttgaaggCGGCAGATAATTTTATCTGTGATAACCTTCTTTTATGGCCAATGAAGATAATCATGACGTCCAAATCAAGTAAGATGTATTCAAAAGATTTTTAAGTTACTCTTCCGAACAAGTCAACAGTTCCAAATCAAAACGAAAAAACAAGTAATTTGTGTTACACAATCACAACCTTTTTgaatcagtttttttttaaaaaaa includes the following:
- the LOC109711478 gene encoding uncharacterized protein LOC109711478 encodes the protein MSGLFPYFVAGLGFLLISSLESLPLYSSSSSSSSSSSSSSRFLPLRLRFVSSAALASLFVLSSLVSSLSSLHDPLGASLPLSALSASSLFLLYSLSGLLSLPPSPLVPLPSTLIDLLALFAFAVELLLFLLRRKDLDGVENRYFDLLLAPVLVCAASTALLVARPRAGPPRLARAAGLALQGTWFLQMGFSFFTSAIAHGCELHARSRANYTIRCKTHEEYHRARAIATLQFNGHLALLLLVGVGIYAAIVGRRAGGGVSGYRPLSKELQMGGIPSNFTLDSDDDDDEDEIRAEAEAEANRTKAQDVALHVAEANGFGNPSSRD
- the LOC109711480 gene encoding uncharacterized protein LOC109711480, with translation MAVLCSRTLLPTLTLSSPHPRRRRLLKALHFTLTTTTTCKASSLSSPTPTYEALSPHQKNQISLFVDALLQRNQRMNLTAVTAESEVMTRHVEDSLAMLAPLQQSYLARCGGSASCDALNLVDVGSGAGLPGLILAIARPNWKFTLLESMQKRCLFLDHVAGLTGLSNVNIVRERAENAGQSVDFREVYDVAVARAVAELRILAEYCLPLVRVGGLFVAAKGYDPQEEIRNAQNAIRLLGGSVIRLCDVASLGPFGQRTAVICLKDRATPRKYPRHPGIPSKMPL